One segment of Pseudobythopirellula maris DNA contains the following:
- a CDS encoding pectate lyase family protein yields MCKNWLVYAAAVALAGVAWDAALAQYPTITPEVAAESDRRMAEMRRRSDAAWEAAQPAIEADAKAGKPYIADADHPSELPQASIPAFPGAEGGGAYSFGGRGGKVIVVTNLNDSGPGSFREAVETGGARIVVFNVAGVIELKSRLVVRAPYLTINGASAPGDGVCIAGDTVELETHDVVVRHMRFRRGDTWVGDRNDSFGGNPIGNIMIDHVSASWGLDENMSMYRHMYSPPEGGKDIKMPTVNITIQNSIFSEALDTYNHAFGSTIGGYNSTFHHNLWACNTGRNPSVGMVYDFTLVNNVLFNWRHRTVDGGDHRSYYTIVNNYYKPGPVTPADKPIAHRVLKPESRRSPYYLLDYGRAYVAGNVVEGSESVTADNWDGGVQVDIGEPRGPLPKGVRVPTDEELLAEIRIDKPYPHAPISTQSAEEAYEIVLAGAGATLPRRDAVDERVIQMVRSGEVTYKKGIITDIEQVGGYPEYRGEPYADADSDGMPDTWEKANGLDPNDAADAAGDLNNDGYTNIEEFLNGEDPRAEAKQTPAPQPYVDIFWNS; encoded by the coding sequence ATGTGCAAGAATTGGCTCGTATACGCGGCGGCTGTTGCTTTGGCCGGCGTTGCTTGGGACGCGGCTCTCGCCCAGTACCCGACCATCACGCCCGAAGTGGCGGCCGAGAGCGACCGGCGGATGGCCGAGATGCGGCGTCGCTCGGACGCGGCTTGGGAGGCGGCCCAGCCCGCCATCGAGGCCGACGCCAAGGCGGGCAAGCCTTACATCGCCGACGCCGATCACCCGAGCGAGCTGCCGCAGGCTTCGATCCCGGCTTTCCCGGGGGCCGAGGGGGGCGGGGCTTACAGCTTCGGCGGCCGCGGCGGCAAGGTGATCGTTGTCACGAATCTCAACGACAGCGGCCCCGGCAGCTTCCGCGAGGCGGTGGAGACCGGCGGCGCGCGGATCGTGGTGTTCAACGTCGCGGGGGTGATCGAGCTTAAGAGCCGTCTCGTCGTGCGGGCGCCTTATCTGACGATCAACGGCGCCTCGGCGCCCGGCGACGGCGTTTGCATCGCCGGCGACACGGTCGAGCTCGAGACCCACGACGTGGTGGTGCGCCACATGCGGTTCCGCCGCGGCGACACCTGGGTCGGCGACCGCAACGACTCGTTCGGTGGCAACCCGATCGGCAACATCATGATCGATCACGTGTCGGCCAGCTGGGGACTCGACGAGAACATGTCGATGTACCGCCACATGTACTCGCCGCCCGAGGGGGGCAAGGACATCAAGATGCCGACCGTGAACATCACGATCCAGAACTCGATCTTCAGCGAGGCGCTCGACACGTACAACCACGCGTTCGGCAGCACGATCGGCGGCTACAACAGCACGTTCCATCACAACCTGTGGGCCTGCAACACGGGCCGCAACCCGAGCGTGGGGATGGTCTACGACTTCACGCTGGTCAACAACGTGCTGTTCAACTGGCGGCACCGCACGGTCGACGGCGGCGACCACCGCAGCTACTACACGATCGTCAATAACTACTACAAGCCGGGCCCCGTCACCCCCGCGGACAAGCCGATCGCCCACCGCGTGCTCAAGCCCGAGTCGCGTCGCAGCCCTTACTACCTGCTCGATTACGGCAGGGCCTACGTGGCCGGCAACGTGGTCGAGGGCAGCGAGAGCGTGACAGCCGACAACTGGGACGGCGGCGTGCAGGTCGACATCGGCGAGCCGCGCGGCCCGTTGCCCAAGGGCGTCCGCGTGCCCACGGACGAGGAGCTGCTCGCCGAGATCCGTATCGACAAGCCATACCCGCACGCCCCGATCAGCACCCAGTCGGCCGAAGAGGCTTACGAGATCGTGCTGGCCGGCGCCGGCGCCACGCTGCCCCGACGCGACGCGGTCGACGAGCGCGTGATCCAGATGGTCCGCAGCGGCGAGGTCACTTACAAGAAGGGCATCATCACCGACATCGAGCAGGTGGGCGGCTACCCCGAGTACCGGGGCGAGCCGTACGCCGACGCCGACAGCGACGGCATGCCGGACACGTGGGAGAAGGCCAACGGCCTCGACCCGAACGACGCCGCGGACGCCGCGGGCGACCTGAACAACGACGGCTACACCAACATCGAGGAGTTCCTCAACGGCGAGGACCCTCGGGCGGAGGCCAAGCAGACCCCTGCCCCGCAGCCTTACGTGGACATCTTCTGGAACTCATGA
- a CDS encoding MGH1-like glycoside hydrolase domain-containing protein: protein MLCNRNAAAWAAALCAACCVSHAPRAAHASGPFVLPADEVEARVESFNAADEELVVNLIPNAEAAAWVVENAPRFDCPSERLEEVFVYRWWTLRKHVKQTPEGRVLTEFITPVRHAGAYNTVSCALGHQIAEGRWLRDQQLLDELILFWLRGASGDDQQAGPQPHLHKFSSWLADAVNQRRLVTGDDAFALDLLDDLVADYERWEEERLLPSGLFWQRDVSDGMEESISGGRRVKNVRPTINAYMIANARAIAEMASAAGRPELAERFNAKADELLEKFAPAMWDPEAEFFKVRLESGELSDAREAIGFIPWLYGVASAEHAAAWAQANDPQGFDAPAGLTTAERRHPEFRTHGTGTCEWDGAVWPFATSQTLGAMASLLRGPEQDFISKADYLEHLTRYAEGHEKDGEFYIGEYHDEVTGDWLITGEKEKRSRYYNHSTFCDLVINGLVGVIPQPAPRVAIDPLVPPGAWDWFCLDGVPYQGRSLTVIWDRTGEHYGRGAGLSAWIDGQQVAQRADLGRLEVELPPR from the coding sequence ATGCTTTGCAACAGAAACGCCGCGGCGTGGGCCGCGGCGCTTTGCGCCGCGTGCTGCGTGTCGCACGCCCCGCGGGCGGCCCACGCGTCGGGGCCGTTCGTGCTGCCCGCCGATGAGGTGGAAGCCCGCGTCGAGTCGTTCAACGCGGCCGACGAAGAGCTGGTCGTGAACCTCATCCCGAACGCCGAGGCGGCGGCTTGGGTCGTGGAGAACGCGCCGCGGTTCGACTGCCCGAGCGAGCGGCTCGAAGAGGTGTTCGTCTACCGCTGGTGGACGCTTCGCAAGCACGTGAAGCAAACGCCCGAGGGGCGGGTGCTCACCGAGTTCATCACCCCGGTCCGCCACGCCGGGGCGTACAACACGGTCTCGTGCGCCTTGGGCCACCAGATCGCCGAGGGGCGCTGGCTGCGCGACCAGCAGCTGCTCGACGAACTCATCCTCTTCTGGCTGAGGGGCGCTAGCGGGGACGACCAGCAAGCGGGGCCCCAGCCCCACCTGCACAAGTTCAGCAGCTGGCTCGCCGACGCGGTGAACCAGCGACGGCTCGTGACCGGCGACGACGCCTTCGCCCTCGACCTGCTCGACGACCTCGTGGCCGACTACGAGCGTTGGGAGGAGGAGCGGCTGTTGCCCAGCGGCCTGTTCTGGCAGCGTGACGTGAGCGACGGCATGGAAGAGTCGATCAGCGGCGGCCGCCGCGTGAAGAACGTGCGGCCGACGATCAACGCCTACATGATCGCCAACGCGCGGGCGATCGCCGAGATGGCGTCCGCCGCGGGACGCCCCGAACTCGCCGAGCGGTTCAACGCCAAGGCGGACGAGCTGCTGGAGAAGTTCGCCCCCGCCATGTGGGACCCCGAGGCGGAGTTCTTCAAGGTGCGGCTCGAGTCGGGCGAGCTGTCCGACGCCCGCGAGGCGATCGGCTTCATCCCCTGGCTGTACGGCGTCGCTAGCGCCGAGCACGCCGCCGCTTGGGCCCAGGCGAACGACCCGCAAGGCTTCGACGCCCCGGCGGGACTCACCACGGCCGAGCGCCGCCACCCCGAGTTCCGCACCCACGGCACGGGCACCTGCGAGTGGGACGGCGCCGTCTGGCCGTTCGCCACGAGCCAAACGCTCGGCGCCATGGCCAGCCTGCTGCGCGGCCCGGAGCAAGACTTTATCTCCAAGGCCGACTACCTGGAGCACCTGACGCGTTACGCCGAAGGGCACGAGAAGGACGGCGAGTTCTACATCGGCGAGTACCACGACGAAGTGACGGGCGATTGGCTCATCACCGGCGAGAAAGAGAAACGCAGCCGCTACTACAACCACTCGACGTTCTGCGACTTGGTGATCAACGGGCTGGTGGGCGTCATCCCTCAGCCGGCGCCGCGCGTGGCGATCGACCCGCTTGTGCCGCCGGGGGCGTGGGACTGGTTCTGCCTCGACGGCGTTCCCTACCAAGGCCGCAGCCTCACGGTGATCTGGGACCGCACGGGCGAGCACTACGGCCGCGGCGCCGGGCTCTCGGCCTGGATCGACGGGCAGCAAGTAGCGCAGCGCGCCGACCTTGGCCGGCTCGAGGTCGAGCTGCCGCCGAGATGA